A stretch of DNA from Bactrocera neohumeralis isolate Rockhampton chromosome 6, APGP_CSIRO_Bneo_wtdbg2-racon-allhic-juicebox.fasta_v2, whole genome shotgun sequence:
TCAAAACTCACTGTTTGTTACTTGGACACTTTCCTTTTATGGTCACTCTTACTGTATTCCACAAGTTTTTATTAGGATTTACAACAATGAATTGTGGAACCAACTccaataaaaaagattttattgaTCTTAACACTCTCTTTTGTTCACCTAGTCTTGTGTTTGGGGTCGTTACTTTGCTGGAGTACCAACTTTAGTCGCACATACTTTTTGGAAGTATTGCAATATAACCATTGTCTTGATAAAGAATCTGTTTCTTATGGAACGGCCCCATACCATGGTATAAAACGTTACCCAAACCATCATATTCAAGGGTATTTATCTGTGTATTTGTGGTTGTAAGCTAGATTTTTCGGCATTCTTATTTGATGAATACCTCGATCAGACTTAAATAGGTTTACTTTCGTTTCGTCATACCAGAGAACATCATACAATTTCTCTTTAGGCCAAAGCACATGTTCCAAAGCAAACTTTAGCTTTTGTTGCACATTCTTTTTTGGCAACATTAAATACTTTGCGCTTAGTTGAAGGGTTAACATTAATATTCAAATACCATTTAATGCTGCCATAAACACGATAGTCTTGgtcggaataaagttcttgtatgtatgaaaaacttttttaattaacaaaatatcttcacaaaattcggaatggattattgtccaaaataACGATATAATgtctgaagaaattatttagaacGATATAATACTCGTACAAGCTGACCGATCTACACCAAGTGCAGCTGTGAAGGGAATTATAGCTTTCTAGTTTTGTCAATATTTCGACTTTTTAGTAAAAACTCTCGAATTCCTGCTGAAAAGTATGGTCAAAACTTTAAACATTCTAATATAGTACTTCCAATTCATATTATGGAGATATCATAGGTCACTATTGAATGAAGAAAACCGAAAGttatagtttattttatattatcatatacaagtatattttgtatatttgccATATAGGTTTATCAGTTGTTTCATCACAGacttaaatgtgtaaaaaatttggAAGATTCAAGCTTATTTGCGCAATACAGCGACAGCTGGGGCAGCAGCGAGCACTGGTGCTGGGGCGGCGACAACTGGAGCAGCAGCATAGGCAGCTGGGAAAGCGGCGGAGTGAGCGATCGAGTGAGCTGagtagctgctggcgtatggtGCGACGTAGCCGGCATATCCTGCGGTGTAGGCGAGGGGTGCGGAGTAAGCAGCGGCGACTGGAGCGGCATAGGCAGCAGCAACTGGGGCAGCAGTTAATGGAGCGGAGTAAGCCAATGGGGCAGCCAACAGACCGGGTTTAGCAGCACCGAAGGCAACAGCGAAGAGAGCCAAGAAACAGACAGCAAACTGTAAAAATACAAGAGTTAATATACGGCTTATTGAATGGCTTCGAAAATCATTTTTCGGACTTACCAATTTGAACATTTTGTTAGTTTTGAGTTTTGAACTTCTTTACAAGCGAAGAGGTAAACGAATTGTGATATCTATGGTTAAGAAGCCACAGCTTTTATACGAAAATCCGTATTCATGCACAGTACTGCATGAATTACTTAAAGGTGCGATCAAATAACGGTTTTGTAATACCAAGTAGACAACGGTGCGTCACTCTTTGCAGTTGTCATTGATTATTAAACACCTTGCATATTCGAACCTTTTCTGTTTTGTGTTTGCTGACTTTGAACAATTTACAATATTGAAATTGGCTTTCATTTAGATTACTCCTCTATTACTTCGATTGCTGCGATGCGGAGACTACTCCTAGCGGCATCTTCTCCGCGCAGATACCTCCGAGGGATATGTGGGTGGGTGTATTCATTGTCGGATTCATGTGAAGGTTGGAGGGAGAGTCTTTAGTCGGGAGTTCTTAATCAACACTTGTTTCAGATTTGCAGACCACAGGCAGCGGTGGCAACCATTAACATAGCAGCAGATGTACTTCAACGAAATGCGACTTCTTTTAAggcggtatgtatgtatacacttcGAAAGGAGAGCTGCTATGCAGGCCGTGAGCTCGCTGATAGAGAGCAGCCCCCACAAAcctaatatacaattttaacaaatttccgGTTGtctttatatcgcatatatcggtcagTATACATATAACACATCATAACAAAGTGTACACACAATATATATCTAATAACAGTAGATCTTTTCGCCTAAATTGGATAAAATCGGGGCACTATTTCACCTAGCCCCATATTgctcaaaaaagtaatttataacTGCCGGTTGCATTTATACCGATATTTTACATGCTGGAATCTTAGAagaattaattctgaatatacTACAGTTCAATACCAAAATTGTGTGAAATTGTTCTACGAACTACCACGAATCCAAGTACGGGTTAATTGAAAACCCCGGCCGACTATAGTAAAAAACCTTTCTTTCACAAAATTCGTAATTTTACGTTTGGATTTTGCAATCTTGATTAAACAgcgctttctttttcttcaaatgacaatttcattttttagctATTTCGTCATTCAAACGGTACAATAACGCTATAGGACCATACAAAGAGCCATACTTCCTTTTTCAAAGTTTCGCATCCCAGAATATAGACGCTATAATCTTGTCAGCCAACTGTTGCGTTTTGTACGCTTTGGAGCGGATttatcgtgtgcagtccactcgattgactgtcgattggacttcggtgTGAAATGTTGGTGCCATGTtttatccattgtcacatattgtacttgtatgtacatggTATGATATATTTTGACTGTCTACTATTTAGAACATCTTTACTTCACggtcatttaaaaatattttttttatcggaaacaacctcttttgggcatCCACTGTATTGAGTTACCTGTGGCAGTGTTCGGAAACTCGTCATGAAGCCAAGCTTTTGcttcaaatgtatttttccccttcataaagcaatatttttaattcaccTTTTTATTCACCATAATCAAAGTTACTTCACTCaaactcaaaaactaatgaTCCAACAGCTGTCAAGTTAATACACGCCCAtgtggatttaattctagtaacGCCATCTATGTTCCCAGGTGAACCTGGGCAAAGCTGAAAGTTACTGCTACAAACCGACTCCCAAAATACGCTGTACGAGTATAGTAATTTCCGACCTCCTATCTGACTTTAAACAATTTCTATTGGCTagaatttgtgatattttaatgaaattaagtcaacaaatattcttaaacattattttgtttatcGCTGAGTAtacataacaaataaaattgatttaatttttaattaaactatttttgtttttaagtatgTCTTATAATTTAATTCTATATTTCAGCtatagtattatatataatgtgcacgcgatggctgccagtagggatggtaaactcgattccgattctgctcgagaatcgagttttctcgtaaaataatcgatttttcggaatcgatcttcactAGTCGAAATCGATTAAGAAttgattcttgacattcgaaacatcgattattttacgagaaaactcgatttgtacacgtattttttggctccataagaaggttaagttcgaagatgggcaaaatcggcccactgccacgcccacaaaatggctaaaccgaaaacctataaagtgtcataactaagccataaataaagattttaaagtgaaatttggcacaaaggatcgcgtTAGGGAGgtttgaacgtaattttttttgaaaagtgggtgtggcgcCGCACCCTACTAAGttctttgtacatatctcggaaactactatagctatgtcaaccaaactctatagaggcgtttccttcaggcatttccatatatagttcaaaaatggaagaaatcggataataaccacgcccacttcccatacaaaggttatgttgaaaatcactaaaattgcgttaaccgactaaaaaaaaaacgtcagaaacactaaattttacggaagaaatggcagaaggaagctgcacccaggcttttttttttaattgaaaatgggcgtggcgtcgcccacttatggactaaaaaccatacctcaggaactactagaccgatttcaatgaaattcggtatataatattttcttaacaccttgatgacatgtacaaaatatggatgaaatcggttcacaaccacgccttcttccaatataacgctattttgaattccatctgatgccttttctgtataatacgagtatatacattaggaaccaatgatgatagcggaataaaactttacacaagtacggtatttgaaaaatatataaatgacggataatgaaatctcgattatcactctatcatgttatttatatgaaaaatagaaaatttatagaggcacctcttaatattaatattaagagctcatcttttgagtgactttctttttcacatttccgaaagtttttagcctgtttttcagttgaaaaaaaaaggttgactcagaatgacacacccgaatgtatatagttataaggaacaatttttttgaagcgagAAACTTAATTTGTAAATCATTGgcgaaaataaacattttattgaatGAAAGTTCAAGACACGTATGTGAATAAAttgatattatttgttttcaatcCATTTTATTCCAATTCTATCTATTGGAAATATTAGTATTGAATTCAGCTTTGCAGCTTCTGGGTTTAGCGATAGCATGGTCCATGCggatataaaactaaaaagctTTTCTAACTTGCAGATcactatatatatagtacatcgaCTTTAGCCCAGCTACAATAGATATTTATTTCCCCACGAAAAGAGTATTTGAAGAATATTAAACATATACCACTAACAACTATTAAAAACTTTGACTATTATTTTAAGGTTTTaagatttatttaattcttttttcataTTGGCTAAGATCATCACAGtttccaaaattaaatattttatattcccAATCTATTTCTTCAACACAGCAACAGCTGGGGCAGCAGCAAGAACTGGTGCTGGCGCGGCGACTACTGGAGCAGCAGCATAGGCAGCTGGGAAAGCGGCGGAGTGGGCAATCGAGTGAGCTGAGTAGCTGCTGGCATAGGGTGCGACGTAGCCGGCATATCCTGCGGTGTAGGCGAGGGGTGCTGAGTAAGCAGCGGCGACTGGAGCGGCATAGGCAGCAGCAACTGGGGCAGCAGCTAAAGGAGCGGAGTAAGCCAATGGAGCAGCCAAGAGACCGGGCTTAGCAGCACCGAAGGCAACAGCGAAGAGAGCCAAGAAACAGACAGCAAACTGTAAAAATACAAGAGTTAATATACGGCTTATTGAATggcttggaaaattatttttcggaCTTACCAATTtgaacattttgttaattttggaGAAGATGTAAACGAATAGTGATATAAAATATCGACAAAACGTCTGCCTTTATATCTGAAATGTGTGCAGACAAATGTTAAGTAGACGTGCTTATGCTACAAATTAGACATTAATACGTCACGGTTCTTCGTTGGTTGCATGAGTTACATTCAGTAAATAAAACTACCTAAGTATTTCATGCAGTTTGCttggactttttgaatcttttAAAGAATTCACTTggagtgtatgtatatagcggTGTAGGCGTAAATTAATAACAGAAAAAACATCGGagttaagggggtactctcatgtgaacgcatacattttaccactttttaggaaaattttttttatgcgacaacaaaattcaatctttttaatttttaataaattattatttattttgaaatgtacaaaaaaaaatttttttttcgtttcttacatttttaatatatttttttttaaatcaaaatagtccccaacaaaaaaaagtagttcactggttatggtgatagcggctgttcatgttgtctgaaataaaaaaatcgaatggattattattcagtagttctgcggttatcgtccctaccaaatatcatcaatttcattacaaaaaaaatgtcgaacttcaaaaaaaagtcacgaaaatcttgttttttttcgttaaaaaaaatatgaaaatattttcgaaaataaacaattctggtagggacgataactataaatgagtagaagaacgtatgtaaattttaaagcaatcggttaaatactttttttttagaaccatgacagtttcaggaaaagatgattcgagaaaaatgcgtttagaaacgtagcagctgcagacttgtcatggcgcctggtagacagtcgcttacgacacgtcggcgactatgagctgtaacttatcaaatactattaatttcggtctgaatttttcaaagcattttttaatAGGTTTATCTGTCttttcgatttttcgaagtgattacatgagaatacccccttaaggagTGGGGTGTGTCAAATTAGTACATCAAACGCTGGAAGCCGAATTAATGATaatatcactaaaaaaaaaataacactggAAATAATCGAACCCGACCATAATTTTGGTTGTCTATGAGCTCATAAACATTGAACAAAACAAAGCTCAAAGTATAGGTGCCGTACGAGTTAACGCAAGAAAACCTTATAGACTGAATTTCCATCTGTGAATCGCAACAATCGATCAATTTCTGAAACGGATGATTGATGGTAATGAAAAGTAGGTCCGTTGTAACAACTTAAATAATTGAGAACGGTCCTTAAAGAAATCGCGAAGAGCCGGCGCTAACTGTGACCAAGCAATAGTTTCAACGGCAGACGTGTCTACGTAACCAGAACtcagcagaattctgccgctacaacaacaaccacaaccaaGCCAGCATCAGAAAGTTTTAGCAATGTGTTTGTTGGGATTGGCGGATAATCATGTACTATGGACCTTTTCCCATACGGCCAACTCTTCGGTCATATACTGTCAACAGTTGGACCGTCTTAAGAAGGCTATCGCCTAGAAGAAACAGCAAAATTGTGTTCTTATGCATCTATCTTAAAGTTCGGAACTTActaatactttaattaatacTTACACTTATATTGTAATTCTTAGTTTGCAATATTCGCCTCTACTCTCTCTCTGAAAAACATTTCATTCTtactcattttaatttattgttatacCCTGATCAAGTGTACTTAAATTTTCCACGAagttagtcatgtccgtctgtataaacgcgaactagtccttGAAATATTGATCTGAagtttgcacacgttcttttctcacaaaaacgctgctcatttgtcgggaccgtcgatatcggatcactatggcGTATAGTTTTcaaacaaactgaatgatcgaaatcaaCCTTCTCGACCTTCTCAATcgatatcgcttcgctctatagcagtgtttcccaaagtgggcgataacgcccccttgtggtcGGTGCAGGTGTCAAttaagatcctttttttacaaatgtatttctaggaaaaataagaattcatatttttggactactatataataattgtgcttaagcattcctatataaacaatgtaatatttattttatattcatttgtggttttgcgcgcaatagatgagcattacttacgcctcctttacactactcgcgaagttaaatgTATTTCTCAAAGTAAAACAATGaaggaagtaaaaaagaagagacggcaatactgtgcagaatacattaaattcggattcattggaaatcccacaaacccatcctcgcctttgtgtcttctatgtctaaaaacattttcgaatgaagcaatgaagccttcaagactgcaagatcatttgaataaattgcatccagataagaatgttgcatattttcaagacctagagaagaagcctaatactcagccaagtgtagcaaaactattttcggcggctgctatgcaagatgacgacggacttcgagcttcgtacaatatctctttgttaattgctcaaaaaggcaaaccacataacatcggagaagagttaatattgccagcaataaatgaagtaataacgaccgtgcttcataaaccggccgcagatattatccgaaaaattcctttgagtaataattctgtgcaaaggcgaattgatgaaatggctgaaaacattgaagaatcattgtgcgatcacttgaggtcaagtcaattttcaattcagctggatgagtccactttaccaactaatgaagcattgttgttgtcttacgtgagttttattaaagatgagaaaatatgtgaagaactattatttgatagaaatttagagaccgatacaaaaggcgaaaccatattcaaaatattggaaaagttttgcgatgagaaagaaattcctttgaaaaatattatttcaattgctaCGGATAGCGCTCCgcctatgacagggtgccataaaggcttcatagcgtacttaaaaaataaaattccagatgtccttggtgtacattgcgttattcatagacaacattaagttgctagaaacttaagtgaaaaactatttcaatcactgcaatatgtcatcaaagcagtcaataaaatccgcaacagctctttgaatgatggattatttcatcagctttttgttactaatgacgaggatttcaatcgtttgttgtttcatactgaagttcgttggctatcaagaggcaattgtctgactcgattctacaactgtttgcaaggcgataaactaaatttaattaaaacaagaaacgtcgttgctgctttcgcagccaaactgcttctacacaaaaagaatctgggcagacgtgagtttcacaactttccgaatttatcagtatcatgcagtaacgacgaattgtttgcctactgccaacatttggaaaacctccacattgacttctccgaacgataccaggacattttgaacttggaaataccaggctgggtgttggatccgttttcaaatgtcaacacagcaatgttaCCTCAGCTGGGAGAAGACCTTaaagaattgacaacaaacgaggaaataaaaatcaagttcaaaaatggttaccaagaattttggctacaaaaaccgatctcgcaattgtaccctggattgtggtcaatcgttcaacgattcttgatagcattcccatcgtcatatttgtgtgaacgtggatttagtgctgtgacaacactgcttactaaaaatagaaatcgtttgcttgttaccgtaCGTGGCGACTTgtgactgttcttgagtaaattggaacctgatattaacaaaattattttatatttttatatatggatcgattattttagtgttatttttaataaaatattctctgttttaatactataaagttttgtttcaataatcattcttattggcaggtggagcccgtaagagttaacttgagacctaactactactgcgctcaggtttcaagttgctggttataggaAAAGTTTCGTTTAagattctccgttaatatacatatataggtcacaataattaatttgaagttatattggtttttaaataggtgaaaaaatgggggcgctaaaaaattttttattctcaaagtgggcggtagacaaaataagtttgggaaccactgatcTATAGGCTttaagttccaagaagatccgacattttcgagcctaattttgttcagcaatgaggcccgtttctgactcaatgggtat
This window harbors:
- the LOC126762891 gene encoding cuticle protein 16.5-like, translating into MFKLFAVCFLALFAVAFGAAKPGLLAAPLAYSAPLTAAPVAAAYAAPVAAAYSAPLAYTAGYAGYVAPYASSYSAHSIAHSAAFPAAYAAAPVVAAPAPVLAAAPAVAVLRK
- the LOC126762895 gene encoding cuticle protein LPCP-23-like produces the protein MFKLFAVCFLALFAVAFGAAKPGLLAAPLAYSAPLAAAPVAAAYAAPVAAAYSAPLAYTAGYAGYVAPYASSYSAHSIAHSAAFPAAYAAAPVVAAPAPVLAAAPAVAVLKK